In Chryseobacterium camelliae, one DNA window encodes the following:
- a CDS encoding transposase → MENNQENRYLKRTQKDYSVSLKLQIVQEIETGGLSISEATRTYGVQSRKTVVEWLRKFGNFDWENQNPSNMPKSPEQKIMELEAQVKLLEKQKALLERQAFVADNKAIIFDMMIDIAEQEYKIDIRKNLPPEQSTILKKKNNKQ, encoded by the coding sequence ATGGAAAACAATCAAGAAAATCGCTATTTGAAGCGAACCCAAAAAGACTATTCGGTGTCTTTAAAGCTTCAAATAGTCCAAGAAATAGAAACAGGCGGGCTTTCTATTTCTGAAGCAACCAGGACTTATGGTGTTCAAAGTAGGAAAACAGTTGTAGAATGGCTTAGGAAATTCGGTAACTTTGATTGGGAGAATCAAAACCCATCTAATATGCCAAAGTCACCCGAACAAAAAATAATGGAACTTGAAGCTCAAGTTAAATTATTAGAAAAGCAAAAAGCTCTTTTGGAAAGGCAAGCTTTTGTAGCCGATAACAAAGCCATCATCTTTGATATGATGATTGATATTGCCGAACAAGAGTATAAAATCGACATCAGAAAAAACTTACCTCCCGAACAATCGACCATTTTAAAGAAAAAGAATAACAAACAATAA